Genomic window (Helianthus annuus cultivar XRQ/B chromosome 3, HanXRQr2.0-SUNRISE, whole genome shotgun sequence):
GCTATAGATTCGATTATTGCCTTGTGAACTGCTCTCTTACTCATTCCTTCATTTACTGCACTCAAAATGACAAATCAACAAGTCACACACAAGAAAATGTATAGttgacttttgaagtcaaaacAACTATGGTTATGAGCTTCATAAATGGCATAAATTTTATGAATCGTCAAAGAACCATCTGTCACTACATTAAGCTTGTGATTGGTACATAAATAAAACAAAGTAGCTTCGAATTCGAGACAGAACTAATGTTATTAATATGGTATATAGGTAACAAGCGTTGACTTCAAAAGTCAAAGAAGTGAAAAACGAAGTTGACTGTTGGAGTCAAATAAGCCATGACTTAAAAACTTTAACTGACACAAATGCTTCCAATCATCAAGCAAACTTTTACGCTTGTCTAAATTTTATAACCCTTTTatttaatataacttggtaacatTAAATTCATGACAAATTTGGTATGAACTAAATTCTAGAAAATTACTAGgtttgacctcaaaagtcaaaaGAAAGAAGCGTTGGGTTATTTCTTGTACCTACTGCCTGTCGATCAGTTTCAGCCTCTAACCAATGCTGCTCGAACTGAATGTTGTAAAGCGCTTCCTCTAATTTTGATATTTGTTCAAATAACGGGTTGAAATGCTCTACACATGGTTTTTATGCACAAGTCAAACAATAACACAGTAAATATACAAAACTGATTATTAGCTATTTGCTTATAATAGATACTCACCATCCTTCGCATGCTGATCATGGTATGCAAAATGGGCAACTTGAACATCGAAGTCTATGGTTTCGTGATATGGAGATTTGTTTGTGAAGCAAAAATGATATACGCCCTTTTTGCGAGCCATGAACTCATATTTCTCGCTAGTTCTGTCATGTAGCGCGTGTATATGTTCATTCCCCGGGCCTCTTATCTAAAAATTTTGAGCACAGGTTGTTAGATAAGTAACAAGTACAACAGTAAGAAAATAGTCAAAGACTACCTCCCTCCTAAATTAAAGGGGTGCTTTATGTATGCCCGTTTATAAACTAGTGTTGACTTTATACAGTCAAGCATAATACTACACTTTTGAGCTTTCGAGACGATGAAAATTAAAATCCACTTTTAACTTATAAAAGTCAAATAGGATTTTCAGCTTCAAAACAGATTGAAGTTTTGAAGTCAATTTACATATGATCAATTGTAGCTCAAAAATCTGCATAGCAAACTCTAtttgacttctaaaagtcaaatATAATCATGGCTCAAAATCTGCAGACACTGTGGGACCAACCACAAATCATGTTTGAAGTGGTGTTTGAATTCTACTATATGCAAAGTGATTATTGCTACTTTAAGAATAAAAATAGATAATCATACACATATTGATCGGAGTTAGACAATGGCGAaacttgaaaatttccaccggggggtcgaaaacgtatatacctaaaaaattctatacgaaacgtacatacataacactactgagcgaaaagttcggggggtcgggcgcccctcccggcccttTGAAAGCTACGCCCTGGAGTTAGAGATGGTAAATATTGCATTCATCTCAAAAAGACAGTTTTAAGCGACGTTTGGTTTGCAGAATTCGTTAGAACTGGAATATATTCCTTCGAATTTCTTTACGTAATTCGAGAATACGCCACCTAATGAAGGGATGTTTTTACCCAAATGACCCTAAACTAAATAGAATTCAGTCTTACGTTTCATTAATAAAACTGtataatttgatttttataaaggctacatgaataaaatattaataaaaatgtagtttacatattttttacaagtacttttttgttgttttataaatatatttataaaaaaacaataaattacAGAAGGATATAACAAAGGGCAATTATCATATGTCTCATCATAAATTCCAATTCTTTATTTCTTTTGACAAATTTACAAACCAAACACGATCATGCAAAAGTTAATGAAATCTAAAACTCACTTCACTCTATCAGCCAAAACGAATGACAATTTCGAATTCATTTAAATTCTAACTAATTCGAATTCAAATTCCTTTAACAGATTCCAATTCTATCAAAACCATTTTGTGAATCAAACTCCCTCCCACCACCTATTTTGACTCACACAAACATAATGTGAGTATTACCAAGTTTGAACTATAGAGTTGGCTA
Coding sequences:
- the LOC110929565 gene encoding transmembrane emp24 domain-containing protein p24beta2, with protein sequence MGLRILTIGVVVCSMLFQEIMGIRFVIDREECLSHNVEYEGDTVHVSFVVIKAETMWHFAEDGVDLLIRGPGNEHIHALHDRTSEKYEFMARKKGVYHFCFTNKSPYHETIDFDVQVAHFAYHDQHAKDEHFNPLFEQISKLEEALYNIQFEQHWLEAETDRQAVVNEGMSKRAVHKAIIESIALVGASILQVYLLQRLFERKLGTSRV